One genomic window of Sodaliphilus pleomorphus includes the following:
- a CDS encoding type I restriction endonuclease subunit R, with product MAYFNEENTVEQMLINATGKCGWIYVEPQEVPRLPDEVLVTEWLVTALRRLNPITEDQAAQVVYRLRAACSIGTNHEELINANDRFRRLLFEENSYPFGEDGENINIRFFSDKPSENRCVVTNQWEFPRKSKEGGKRLDLVYIINGIPMVIGEAKTPVKSSVTWADGATDILHYQKSIPEMFVPNILTFASEGRELQYAGVGCPVDKWGPWFADEERRHGTLEDVEHNYISLITPERVLDIYRYYTVFTGATGGRKIKIVCRYQQYLGGEAIVQRVLGTYRAGKGPRKGLIWHFQGSGKSWLMVFAAQKLRRQNDLKAPTVVIVDDRIDLEDQITGDFTRAEIPNVDGISTKEELETKIHQRKILITTIFKFGDLNDGEVIDDRDNIILLMDEAHRTQEGDLGKKMRTALPNAFFFGLTGTPINRNDHNTFACFGSEEDEYGYISKYTFQDSVDDGATLELNFKTVPVEMHLDEAKLQEEFDALTDQISEEDKQELVRRTSVEAFFTADKRINDVCKYIVNHFREYIEPTGMKAQVVVYNRDCCVKYKKAIDALLGTDDQTTIVMHTAGDKADEYKAYKRSRDKEKKLLDQFRDPLSPLKFVIVTSKLLTGFDAPILQCMYLDKPMKNHTLLQAICRTNRTYNENKKCGLIVDFVGVFEDVAKSLAFDEESVKTIIKNMDEIKALIPTFMQECIQFFPGIDRTIGGWEGLTAAQQCLKEEGVKTNFARHFARLAKAWEIVSPDEFLAPYSSDYTWLAQVYQSVRPVSGGNLIWTLLGAKTIEIIHNNIDTIDIGTPLEDLVVDADIIDSVLEDEKKREKKIIEVEKMLKIRLGVHKGDPKFKKFADKLDELRERMEQNLISSIDFLKQLLQMARELLEAEKEIEKPMDKRAQARAALTDLFQSIKSEETPIIVEQVVNDIDNEVVNIIRQFNDAFQSVTARREIKKKLRAILRIKYQIKDNEVFEKAYNYIEMYY from the coding sequence ATGGCATACTTTAATGAAGAAAATACCGTTGAGCAGATGCTCATCAATGCCACAGGAAAGTGTGGCTGGATTTATGTGGAGCCGCAGGAAGTTCCACGATTGCCTGACGAAGTACTGGTGACAGAATGGCTTGTCACAGCACTGAGGCGGCTTAACCCCATCACTGAAGACCAGGCTGCACAGGTGGTTTACAGACTTCGGGCTGCATGTAGCATTGGCACTAATCATGAAGAGTTGATTAACGCTAATGACCGTTTCCGTCGCTTGTTGTTTGAGGAAAACTCCTATCCTTTCGGCGAGGATGGCGAGAATATCAACATCCGCTTCTTCAGCGACAAACCGTCAGAGAACCGCTGTGTAGTCACCAATCAATGGGAGTTCCCTCGCAAGAGCAAGGAGGGCGGCAAACGTCTTGACCTGGTATATATCATCAATGGCATACCGATGGTAATTGGTGAAGCCAAGACACCAGTCAAATCTTCTGTGACATGGGCTGATGGTGCTACGGATATCCTTCACTATCAGAAGAGCATCCCAGAAATGTTTGTACCAAACATCCTCACTTTCGCCAGCGAAGGACGCGAACTGCAATATGCAGGTGTAGGTTGCCCAGTGGATAAATGGGGACCTTGGTTTGCCGATGAAGAGCGTCGGCACGGAACGCTCGAAGATGTGGAGCACAACTACATTTCACTGATTACACCTGAACGTGTGCTTGACATCTATCGCTATTATACGGTTTTCACTGGTGCCACGGGTGGCAGGAAGATAAAGATTGTATGCCGTTATCAGCAGTATCTTGGTGGTGAAGCCATCGTGCAGCGAGTATTGGGTACATACCGTGCTGGAAAGGGTCCGAGGAAAGGACTCATCTGGCATTTCCAGGGTTCGGGTAAGTCGTGGCTCATGGTGTTCGCTGCCCAGAAACTACGCCGCCAGAATGACCTGAAGGCTCCGACTGTAGTAATTGTAGATGACCGTATTGACTTGGAAGACCAGATTACAGGTGACTTTACCCGTGCCGAAATCCCGAATGTGGATGGCATATCGACCAAAGAAGAACTGGAAACCAAGATTCACCAGCGTAAGATTCTCATCACTACTATCTTTAAGTTTGGTGACCTAAACGATGGTGAGGTGATTGATGACCGAGACAATATCATCCTGCTTATGGACGAGGCACACCGTACTCAGGAAGGCGACCTCGGAAAGAAGATGCGCACGGCACTGCCCAATGCTTTCTTTTTCGGATTGACGGGTACGCCGATCAATCGCAATGACCACAACACTTTTGCATGCTTCGGTAGCGAAGAAGACGAGTATGGCTATATCTCGAAATATACTTTCCAGGACTCAGTCGATGACGGAGCTACGCTGGAGCTGAACTTCAAGACGGTTCCTGTTGAGATGCACCTTGACGAGGCAAAGCTTCAGGAAGAGTTTGATGCGCTGACCGACCAGATAAGCGAGGAAGACAAGCAAGAACTGGTACGGCGCACAAGTGTAGAGGCCTTCTTTACGGCAGACAAGCGTATCAATGATGTATGCAAATACATCGTCAACCACTTCCGCGAGTATATCGAGCCAACGGGTATGAAGGCACAGGTAGTAGTGTATAATCGTGACTGCTGCGTAAAGTACAAGAAGGCCATTGATGCTTTACTTGGTACAGACGATCAGACAACCATTGTGATGCATACTGCCGGCGACAAGGCTGATGAGTATAAGGCATACAAGCGTAGCCGCGACAAGGAAAAGAAGTTGCTCGACCAATTCCGCGACCCGCTATCACCACTAAAGTTCGTCATCGTGACCTCTAAACTGCTGACAGGCTTTGATGCACCCATCCTACAGTGCATGTATTTGGATAAGCCGATGAAGAATCACACGCTGCTACAGGCTATCTGTCGTACCAACCGCACTTATAACGAGAACAAGAAGTGCGGATTGATAGTAGACTTTGTCGGTGTGTTTGAGGATGTAGCCAAGAGCCTTGCCTTCGATGAGGAAAGCGTTAAGACCATCATCAAGAATATGGACGAGATAAAAGCACTTATCCCCACATTCATGCAAGAATGTATTCAGTTCTTCCCCGGCATTGACCGCACCATTGGTGGATGGGAAGGACTGACGGCTGCCCAGCAATGCCTGAAGGAAGAAGGTGTGAAGACAAACTTCGCACGCCACTTCGCACGTCTGGCAAAAGCTTGGGAGATTGTTTCTCCAGACGAATTCCTGGCTCCATATTCAAGTGATTACACTTGGCTGGCGCAGGTATATCAGAGTGTGCGTCCTGTAAGTGGCGGTAACCTTATTTGGACTTTGCTCGGTGCTAAGACCATCGAGATTATCCACAATAACATTGATACCATCGACATAGGTACACCACTGGAAGATCTTGTTGTGGACGCTGATATCATTGACTCCGTATTGGAAGATGAGAAAAAGCGCGAGAAGAAGATTATCGAGGTGGAGAAGATGCTGAAGATTCGACTGGGTGTACATAAGGGTGACCCGAAGTTCAAAAAGTTTGCCGACAAGCTGGATGAACTGCGCGAACGTATGGAGCAGAACTTGATATCGAGCATTGACTTCCTGAAACAACTGTTGCAGATGGCCCGTGAATTGCTGGAAGCAGAGAAGGAAATAGAGAAACCGATGGACAAGCGTGCTCAGGCAAGAGCAGCGTTGACCGACCTCTTCCAGAGCATCAAATCTGAAGAAACGCCCATCATTGTTGAACAAGTGGTGAACGACATCGATAATGAAGTGGTCAATATCATCCGACAGTTCAACGATGCATTCCAGAGTGTCACAGCTCGTCGCGAAATCAAGAAGAAGCTACGAGCCATTCTTCGGATTAAGTACCAAATCAAAGACAACGAGGTCTTCGAGAAAGCGTACAACTATATTGAGATGTACTATTAA
- a CDS encoding DUF262 domain-containing protein produces the protein MSKLNIDQKSIKDLFSDNKADFLIPDYQRPYAWQEKECQTLWDDIFTFAFPDNDYTKFNSSNDEYFLGPIVTFKNEDKKQEIIDGQQRLTTLMLLLRAFYERYGSMMDQQSIKTKEMIEKCIWKTDEFGNPNKSELKIDSEVATDNEKEQFLRILRTGNAEDSDKSNYAINYRFFQGKIAEFLNTFPGYFSYLPIRILNNCILLPIEAESQDTALRIFSTLNDRGKPLSDADIFKAQFYKFYANQNRKDEFIAKWKDLEVLCTNYFHPISGTPMDELFTRYMYYERAKMGNKNTTTEALRKFFERNSYALLKKEETFNNLIDLANFWKAVLDEDVDKFSEDALRRLFVLNYAPNGMWTYAVSVYYMVNRDETDMLDDSKFCRFLDIIIAFIWTYALTNPGVNALRTPMYAELVNMYDGKEVEFADFKFDKQHVINVWNNYNFSNIRAITKSILTWWAMRDKSQERPTLERKFEIEHIFARNRQVNERSLQDARNLESLGNKSLLEKKINIRAADYRFADKKKYYEGFVNGRGQTKEGTIIHELVHLAQTASDFVESDIKDRSLKIQNAFIDFLQSHNLLK, from the coding sequence ATGTCGAAACTTAACATTGATCAGAAATCAATCAAGGACTTATTTAGTGACAACAAGGCAGATTTCCTAATCCCTGACTACCAACGTCCTTACGCTTGGCAAGAAAAAGAGTGTCAAACATTATGGGACGACATTTTTACCTTTGCGTTCCCAGACAATGATTATACCAAATTTAACTCATCAAATGACGAGTATTTCTTGGGACCCATTGTCACCTTCAAAAATGAAGACAAGAAACAAGAAATCATTGATGGTCAACAGCGATTGACAACGCTCATGCTACTCCTTCGAGCTTTCTATGAAAGATATGGCAGCATGATGGATCAGCAGTCAATCAAGACCAAAGAGATGATTGAGAAATGTATCTGGAAAACCGATGAGTTTGGCAACCCTAATAAGTCGGAGTTGAAAATAGACTCTGAAGTGGCAACAGACAACGAGAAAGAACAGTTCCTTAGAATTTTACGTACCGGCAATGCTGAGGATAGTGACAAAAGCAACTACGCTATTAATTACAGATTCTTTCAAGGTAAGATTGCTGAGTTCCTCAATACATTCCCCGGTTATTTCTCATACTTGCCGATACGAATCTTGAACAACTGCATTTTGCTCCCAATTGAAGCAGAATCACAAGATACGGCACTTAGAATTTTCTCAACGTTGAATGATAGAGGCAAACCTCTATCAGATGCCGATATTTTCAAGGCTCAGTTTTATAAATTCTATGCTAATCAAAATCGAAAGGATGAATTCATTGCCAAATGGAAAGACCTTGAAGTGCTATGTACCAACTATTTTCACCCAATTTCTGGCACACCGATGGACGAGTTGTTTACACGATATATGTATTACGAGCGTGCCAAGATGGGGAACAAGAACACAACCACCGAAGCCCTACGCAAGTTTTTTGAGCGCAATTCGTATGCGCTGCTAAAAAAAGAGGAAACATTCAACAACCTCATTGACCTTGCTAACTTCTGGAAAGCTGTCCTTGACGAAGATGTCGACAAATTTTCAGAAGATGCCTTACGGCGTTTGTTCGTATTGAATTATGCACCTAATGGCATGTGGACTTATGCCGTTTCTGTTTACTATATGGTCAATAGGGATGAAACTGACATGCTTGATGACAGCAAGTTCTGTCGTTTTTTGGATATTATAATTGCATTCATCTGGACCTACGCATTAACCAATCCTGGTGTTAACGCCCTACGCACCCCAATGTATGCAGAGTTAGTCAATATGTATGACGGCAAAGAAGTGGAATTTGCAGACTTCAAATTTGATAAACAACACGTTATCAATGTATGGAATAACTACAACTTTAGCAACATTCGTGCTATTACCAAATCAATACTGACTTGGTGGGCAATGCGAGACAAGAGTCAAGAACGTCCGACTTTGGAACGCAAATTTGAAATTGAGCACATCTTTGCCCGTAACCGTCAAGTTAACGAGCGCTCTCTGCAAGATGCAAGAAACTTGGAATCTCTTGGGAATAAATCTCTTTTGGAAAAGAAAATCAACATTCGAGCAGCAGATTATAGATTTGCAGATAAAAAGAAATACTATGAGGGCTTTGTTAATGGCCGAGGGCAGACCAAAGAAGGTACCATCATCCATGAATTGGTTCATCTTGCGCAAACCGCCTCTGATTTTGTAGAATCAGATATTAAGGATAGAAGCCTCAAAATACAAAATGCTTTTATCGATTTCCTGCAATCGCACAATTTGTTAAAATAG
- a CDS encoding DEAD/DEAH box helicase has protein sequence MSKFSKGDKVININTNEHGVIIHVHNKSRRGQFYRVLYAEREDDERSDSLRLDEDLTDPFKRWQMGVFGYYSEFMKGNTTFKILSSNNSTISSLKASRTLFRPYQFKPLLKFLNSDNRRLLIADEVGLGKTIEAGHIMLELKARGELHNALVICPKSLISKWATELSDKFGLDFIEIESKDTLLHELKNHNGHVLAVINYDKIRENSDIINYIGKSNIKFGLIVCDESHKLRNNTTQLYRGAQTLLINADSVVFMSATPIMIDVNNLYYQLSLLDADTYNHPEVFRNNVQLNRPFVRALSQLNAGVNLNSIADELRTSNVDIINVINDVERIMTVRVDEYFREYPIYQRIMQNLTTGIDNYALRAKIQYDLSEMSPMSTIFSRTRKREVTQDWSQAERNPKTFRVDFTNEEENGYNDLIDDYVDEHTYIDEYGRERSGAMGLVTLKRQLASSVWACENNDSDLENGIDRFEDMLDNKFEALLRILKTVFDHGNKKIIVFAVFKKTLKYLKIRLAKAGYKSVVIYGGAKINKNEVLRQFQTDDSIQVLLSSEVGSEGLDMQFCNALVNYDLPWNPMVVEQRIGRIDRFGQKSPIVHIYNIIVRESILEDIYERLLMRIGIFKESIGDLEAILDSDINDDGKIISIRDALKNLERDFYADKLSKEQVEKKEKEIARAIENERLNLKKIEDGLTDTLTNDSYFRDEINKIINNNAYVTANELYYFVSQIIKEHLTVCELRQTDDRNIFDFAIPKSDPNCLKRFLQRYEPNDNESHKLFNHFIADIEDSLSLKITFDQETAFQDKSLVFINIYHPIIKAGVKLFQEKQDPSKNTFFFEVNAGDLPHEFANKSFMLALYKVSTSRSQYGDKVITNDYLFPILYDLERKEAIEETELTEKVLGRIQIGGQYAPLGDYSLPSAETLEDMRFDMKDIVDAHVAEIRADINDRIENSKKMRLEQTAQYYASRERSYESTISQYEILLEYAIGQNKDDDIRRAENTLRLLRHNLAELKSKREADEERIMRDVALKVVSSIQSLNLIKII, from the coding sequence ATGAGTAAGTTTAGCAAGGGAGATAAGGTTATAAATATAAACACGAATGAGCATGGCGTGATTATCCATGTGCATAATAAGAGTCGCCGTGGTCAGTTTTATAGGGTGCTTTATGCCGAAAGGGAAGACGATGAACGGAGCGATTCGCTACGGCTTGACGAGGACTTAACCGACCCGTTCAAGAGGTGGCAAATGGGTGTGTTCGGCTATTATTCCGAGTTCATGAAAGGAAACACTACTTTCAAAATCTTGAGCTCAAATAATAGCACGATTTCGTCGCTGAAAGCATCGAGGACGCTATTCCGACCGTACCAATTCAAGCCCTTGCTGAAATTCCTAAACTCAGACAACAGACGTTTGTTGATAGCTGATGAGGTCGGTCTCGGTAAAACCATCGAGGCTGGTCATATCATGCTTGAATTAAAAGCAAGAGGCGAGCTTCATAACGCATTGGTCATTTGCCCGAAGTCGCTGATTTCAAAATGGGCAACTGAACTCTCCGATAAGTTCGGTCTTGATTTTATCGAGATTGAAAGTAAGGACACTTTGTTGCATGAACTGAAGAACCACAACGGTCATGTGCTTGCAGTCATCAACTACGATAAAATCAGAGAGAATAGCGACATCATCAATTATATAGGAAAGAGCAACATCAAGTTCGGTCTCATTGTTTGCGACGAGTCTCATAAACTCCGTAACAACACCACACAGCTTTACCGTGGTGCGCAGACTTTGCTCATCAATGCCGACAGTGTAGTATTCATGTCCGCTACTCCGATTATGATTGATGTGAACAATTTGTATTACCAACTTAGCTTGCTCGATGCAGACACATATAACCATCCTGAGGTTTTTAGAAACAACGTGCAGCTTAACCGCCCATTCGTGAGAGCACTTAGCCAACTCAATGCGGGCGTAAACCTGAACAGTATCGCCGACGAATTGAGAACATCTAATGTCGACATTATAAATGTCATTAACGATGTTGAGAGAATAATGACAGTACGCGTTGATGAATACTTTAGAGAATATCCCATTTATCAACGCATCATGCAAAACCTCACAACCGGCATTGATAATTATGCTCTTAGAGCAAAAATCCAATATGATTTGTCGGAGATGAGTCCAATGAGTACAATCTTTTCAAGAACGCGAAAGCGTGAGGTGACACAAGATTGGAGTCAAGCTGAACGCAATCCTAAAACATTCCGAGTCGATTTCACTAATGAAGAAGAAAACGGTTATAATGACTTAATCGATGACTATGTAGATGAGCACACCTACATAGACGAATATGGCAGGGAGCGTTCCGGGGCGATGGGACTTGTTACCCTCAAACGCCAACTTGCCAGCAGTGTATGGGCATGTGAAAATAATGATTCTGACCTTGAGAATGGAATTGACCGATTCGAAGATATGCTTGATAACAAGTTTGAAGCGTTGCTTCGAATCCTTAAGACGGTTTTCGATCACGGCAACAAAAAAATAATTGTTTTTGCCGTATTCAAGAAAACGCTCAAATACCTTAAAATCAGACTTGCTAAAGCAGGTTATAAAAGTGTGGTCATTTACGGTGGGGCTAAAATCAATAAAAACGAAGTCCTGCGTCAATTCCAAACCGACGATAGCATACAAGTGCTATTGTCGTCCGAAGTCGGAAGTGAGGGTCTCGACATGCAGTTCTGCAATGCCTTGGTCAACTATGACCTACCATGGAACCCGATGGTCGTTGAGCAACGCATTGGTCGTATCGACCGCTTCGGTCAAAAGTCACCAATTGTTCACATCTACAATATCATTGTTCGTGAATCAATTCTTGAAGACATCTATGAGCGTCTGTTAATGAGAATCGGCATATTCAAGGAGTCAATAGGCGACTTGGAAGCCATCTTGGATAGCGATATTAATGATGACGGAAAAATCATTTCGATTAGAGACGCATTGAAAAATCTCGAACGAGACTTCTATGCTGACAAACTCTCGAAAGAGCAGGTTGAGAAGAAAGAAAAGGAAATAGCACGAGCGATTGAGAATGAACGCCTCAACCTAAAGAAAATTGAGGACGGTCTCACCGACACTTTGACCAACGACTCGTACTTCAGAGATGAAATCAACAAAATAATCAACAATAACGCATACGTCACAGCCAACGAGCTGTATTATTTTGTATCTCAAATCATTAAAGAACATCTAACTGTGTGCGAACTCAGGCAAACCGATGATAGAAACATCTTCGATTTTGCTATTCCCAAGAGTGACCCTAATTGTTTAAAGAGATTCCTTCAACGATATGAGCCTAACGATAATGAAAGCCACAAGCTGTTTAATCATTTTATCGCTGACATTGAAGACTCTCTTTCCTTAAAAATCACATTCGACCAAGAAACCGCTTTCCAAGATAAATCTCTTGTTTTTATTAACATCTATCACCCCATAATCAAAGCAGGTGTTAAACTGTTTCAAGAGAAACAAGACCCGTCGAAGAATACATTCTTCTTTGAGGTCAACGCTGGCGATTTGCCGCATGAGTTCGCAAACAAGAGCTTCATGCTCGCATTGTATAAGGTAAGCACATCACGCTCACAGTATGGAGATAAAGTTATAACCAATGACTATCTCTTCCCAATTCTTTATGATTTGGAGCGTAAGGAAGCCATCGAAGAAACCGAGCTTACAGAAAAAGTATTAGGTAGAATACAAATAGGTGGACAATATGCACCATTAGGTGATTACTCATTACCATCAGCCGAAACGCTTGAAGATATGCGCTTCGACATGAAAGATATTGTCGATGCCCATGTGGCGGAGATACGTGCCGACATTAACGACCGAATTGAGAACAGCAAAAAGATGCGCTTGGAGCAAACCGCTCAATACTACGCTTCTCGTGAACGAAGTTACGAATCGACAATCAGCCAATATGAAATATTACTAGAATACGCTATTGGACAGAACAAAGATGACGACATACGCAGGGCAGAAAATACATTAAGGCTTTTAAGGCACAATCTTGCAGAACTCAAGTCGAAACGAGAAGCAGATGAAGAACGCATCATGCGAGACGTGGCATTGAAAGTCGTGTCTTCGATTCAGTCTCTGAACCTCATAAAGATCATTTAA
- a CDS encoding leucine-rich repeat protein produces the protein MLKEQAYYVRIGKYYSPEPTAISVFKNFSRASKLLPILMSIRAISINHDFIDLCRSNELIFESSFKGSDWRYLVPVIKECAADEDFNNLLSMFNSCCEQESFTEQQLQLFEKYSEAPKAKYRNKVLAEEAKALSGDFNDSIIGDNAFLWNDDLTEYEIGESIQFVGDTAFAYCKNLKEITIVPKGLAFGKFPIIECPSLNKIVVPDGCLEYYAAQIPFYKDIIVEVGNQLEIDTEPESEIVEEFKPKANIAPIEHQKIFQVFEKRATSYKFFWLASILSILKRTDKLSITMEELVIEMVSIAWPIMYQYDISLGSRDMLKNMGDRLIANGVLRANYDTSEVRSMLKTRYKGIKSIIIGLLKNVPYRFLSPWIHYTSDTDVIEKSQKSDFGTPYAIHDDFILIDEDWHEYFMDDLPKIKSFIINEFYSYLKAYNTEFQLLKFKIDNHNE, from the coding sequence ATGCTTAAAGAACAAGCATATTATGTACGGATTGGCAAATATTATTCTCCCGAACCCACTGCCATCAGCGTATTCAAAAATTTCAGTCGTGCTTCAAAATTACTGCCAATATTAATGTCAATTCGAGCAATATCGATAAACCACGATTTTATTGACTTATGCCGGTCTAATGAATTGATTTTTGAATCATCATTTAAGGGCTCTGACTGGCGTTACCTTGTGCCTGTTATTAAGGAATGTGCAGCTGACGAAGATTTCAACAACCTATTGAGTATGTTCAACTCATGTTGCGAGCAAGAATCTTTCACCGAGCAACAATTACAGCTTTTTGAAAAGTATTCTGAAGCACCTAAAGCTAAATACCGAAACAAAGTATTGGCAGAAGAAGCCAAGGCTCTTTCTGGTGACTTTAATGATAGTATTATAGGTGATAATGCTTTCTTATGGAACGATGACTTAACGGAATACGAAATTGGCGAAAGTATACAATTTGTTGGAGATACTGCATTTGCCTATTGTAAGAATCTGAAAGAGATAACCATTGTCCCGAAAGGTTTAGCTTTTGGCAAATTCCCTATAATTGAATGTCCAAGCCTTAATAAAATTGTGGTGCCCGATGGTTGTTTGGAATATTATGCTGCACAAATTCCTTTTTATAAGGACATCATCGTTGAGGTGGGAAATCAGTTGGAAATCGATACTGAACCCGAGAGTGAAATCGTAGAAGAATTCAAACCCAAAGCAAACATTGCCCCAATAGAACACCAAAAAATTTTCCAGGTTTTTGAGAAAAGGGCTACATCTTATAAGTTCTTCTGGCTAGCATCTATATTATCTATCCTCAAAAGAACCGATAAACTTTCTATTACGATGGAGGAATTGGTAATAGAAATGGTTTCTATTGCATGGCCCATCATGTATCAATACGATATTTCATTAGGGTCGCGAGATATGCTCAAGAACATGGGCGACAGGTTAATTGCCAATGGAGTTCTTCGAGCCAACTACGATACTTCTGAAGTGCGTAGTATGTTGAAAACCAGATATAAAGGAATCAAATCAATTATTATCGGGCTTCTGAAGAATGTGCCTTACCGTTTCCTTTCGCCATGGATACATTATACATCCGACACTGATGTCATCGAAAAATCACAAAAAAGTGATTTTGGCACGCCATACGCCATTCATGATGACTTTATCCTTATAGACGAAGACTGGCATGAATATTTCATGGATGATTTGCCTAAAATCAAATCGTTTATAATTAACGAGTTTTACTCTTATCTTAAGGCATATAACACGGAGTTTCAACTCTTAAAGTTTAAGATAGACAACCATAACGAATAA
- a CDS encoding 50S ribosome-binding protein YggL, translated as MKKRIRKKLHIGEFKQYGNVIVIKTNFSEETAEEILMKFEAIIDSFSLTVAGGGTGRIIIPTRQGNKYIPTLPGLIVTSIAKGELPLDEMMFCIYVKNESCVPQEALGAIKTTFADKKYALQIGKSIDLWPNNFGRHNK; from the coding sequence ATGAAAAAGAGAATACGCAAGAAACTCCATATTGGAGAATTTAAACAGTACGGCAATGTTATTGTTATCAAAACTAACTTCAGTGAAGAAACGGCAGAAGAAATCTTGATGAAGTTTGAAGCCATAATAGATAGCTTTTCGCTAACTGTTGCTGGTGGTGGAACTGGCAGAATCATTATACCAACGAGACAAGGTAATAAGTATATTCCAACTTTGCCAGGTTTAATAGTAACATCTATCGCCAAAGGAGAATTGCCGTTAGATGAAATGATGTTCTGCATCTATGTAAAAAATGAGTCTTGTGTACCCCAAGAAGCACTTGGTGCTATCAAGACTACATTTGCCGATAAAAAGTACGCACTTCAGATAGGTAAAAGCATAGACTTGTGGCCCAATAATTTCGGTCGACACAACAAGTAG
- a CDS encoding antirestriction protein ArdA: MSTKSLSINPASGADSTQAQEPAVKSFSSSSSNLNNVEVDEVEEFDLDDYKYDYHTGNPAVYVGTYHKYNCGSIFGMWFDLTTFADYDEFCAVCRFLHRDEDDPELMCQDYENYPEEWYSEDIMSEDIFDLIQEFAELDEDEREAYEAFLDVKCDSHISVDDFRDAYQGEWDSEEDFARYIVEECGMLDNVPESLKDYFDFERYADDLFRWDYDYQDGHVFCC; this comes from the coding sequence ATGAGTACAAAATCCCTTTCTATCAATCCTGCAAGCGGTGCTGACAGCACCCAGGCACAAGAGCCGGCTGTAAAAAGCTTCAGCTCCAGCTCCTCCAATCTCAATAATGTTGAGGTTGATGAGGTCGAAGAGTTTGACCTTGACGATTACAAGTACGATTACCACACTGGCAATCCTGCCGTGTATGTGGGCACCTACCACAAATATAATTGTGGTTCTATCTTCGGAATGTGGTTTGATTTGACCACGTTTGCGGACTATGACGAGTTTTGCGCCGTGTGCCGTTTCCTGCATCGTGATGAGGATGACCCCGAGCTGATGTGCCAAGATTACGAGAATTACCCCGAAGAGTGGTATTCTGAGGACATTATGAGCGAGGACATTTTTGACCTAATCCAAGAGTTTGCCGAACTCGATGAGGATGAGCGCGAGGCTTATGAAGCGTTTTTGGATGTCAAATGCGACAGCCACATCAGCGTTGACGATTTCCGCGATGCCTATCAAGGCGAATGGGACAGCGAAGAAGATTTCGCCCGCTACATCGTCGAGGAGTGCGGAATGCTCGACAATGTGCCCGAGAGCCTAAAGGATTATTTTGACTTCGAGCGTTATGCTGATGACCTTTTCCGCTGGGATTACGATTACCAAGATGGCCATGTGTTCTGCTGCTAA